The Chitinophagales bacterium genome contains a region encoding:
- the gatC gene encoding Asp-tRNA(Asn)/Glu-tRNA(Gln) amidotransferase subunit GatC, with protein MKIDETLIDRLAVLSKLEFNATDKAEIQKNLNNILKLVEKLQEVDTEGVEPLIYMNEDIDVFREDKVIETISKQEALKNAPSKDSDYIKVPKVISK; from the coding sequence ATGAAAATAGACGAAACTTTAATTGACCGTTTAGCTGTTTTATCTAAGTTAGAATTTAATGCTACAGACAAAGCTGAAATTCAAAAAAATCTGAATAATATATTAAAATTGGTAGAAAAACTGCAAGAAGTAGATACCGAAGGTGTAGAGCCATTAATATATATGAATGAGGATATTGATGTGTTTAGAGAAGATAAAGTAATAGAAACAATTTCTAAACAAGAAGCCTTAAAAAATGCTCCAAGCAAAGATTCTGACTATATTAAAGTGCCAAAAGTAATTAGCAAGTGA
- a CDS encoding SDR family oxidoreductase, with translation MRITEGMLREDALKDKVIVVTGGGSGLGKAMTKYFMQLGAKTVITSRRLELLQETAKEIEQETGSECLPVKCDVRNIIEVEALRDAAIERFGKVDILLNNAAGNFISPTERLSANAFKTIIDIVLMGTVNCTTTFGKHWIETKQEKGNVLNIVTTYAWTGSGYVVPSACAKGGVLAMTRSLAVEWAKYNIRFNAIAPGPFPTKGAWDRLLPGDLKEKMDISKQVPLKRVGEHQELANLAAYMVSDFADYMNGECVTLDGGEWLRAGQFNGLSMILEGMWDQLETMIRGTKGKK, from the coding sequence ATGAGAATAACCGAAGGAATGTTGCGTGAAGACGCACTAAAAGATAAAGTAATAGTAGTAACAGGCGGTGGCTCCGGTTTAGGAAAAGCTATGACTAAGTATTTTATGCAATTAGGAGCTAAAACCGTAATAACAAGCCGTAGATTAGAACTACTACAAGAAACAGCTAAAGAAATAGAGCAAGAAACAGGCAGTGAGTGTTTGCCCGTAAAATGCGATGTGCGAAATATTATAGAAGTAGAAGCACTTAGAGATGCCGCAATAGAACGATTTGGCAAAGTAGATATTTTATTAAATAATGCGGCAGGAAATTTTATTAGCCCTACGGAACGCTTGAGTGCTAATGCCTTTAAAACTATTATAGACATTGTACTGATGGGTACAGTTAACTGTACTACCACTTTTGGTAAACACTGGATAGAAACCAAACAAGAAAAAGGAAATGTACTAAATATAGTAACTACTTATGCGTGGACAGGTTCTGGCTATGTAGTGCCTTCGGCTTGTGCTAAAGGTGGTGTGCTGGCTATGACACGTTCTTTAGCAGTAGAGTGGGCTAAGTATAATATCCGTTTTAATGCCATAGCTCCGGGTCCATTCCCCACTAAAGGAGCGTGGGATAGATTATTGCCTGGCGATTTAAAAGAGAAAATGGACATTAGCAAGCAAGTGCCATTAAAAAGAGTTGGAGAACATCAAGAATTGGCAAATTTAGCAGCTTATATGGTTTCAGATTTTGCAGACTACATGAATGGCGAATGTGTAACTTTAGACGGAGGAGAATGGCTGCGAGCAGGACAATTTAATGGCTTAAGTATGATACTGGAGGGCATGTGGGATCAGCTGGAAACTATGATTAGAGGTACTAAAGGGAAAAAATAA
- a CDS encoding SDR family NAD(P)-dependent oxidoreductase: protein MSKVVWITGASSGIGEQLVYKFSKEGYQVILSSRKIADLEKVKSNCKNTDNIKLLAFDLGNHNQIETTVKEAINLFGKIDVLINNGGISQRSLAQNSSFEVYEKIFNVNQIGTIKLSQALLPHFIDKKLGHYINVTSIAGVAGLPYRTAYCASKYAVEGYFAALRVELSNKNIDITMIRPGAVKTNVGKNALVADGSQKGTTDNTIEEGLSPDIVANKIYKAYTAKKQFLFIPSSFLERFFYIVNKHFPSISAGLAKRKLKGVDS from the coding sequence ATGAGCAAGGTTGTTTGGATAACAGGAGCTTCGTCCGGCATTGGCGAACAGTTGGTATATAAATTTAGTAAAGAAGGCTACCAAGTTATTTTAAGTTCGCGAAAAATAGCCGACTTAGAAAAAGTAAAATCCAACTGCAAAAATACCGACAACATTAAATTGCTTGCTTTTGATTTAGGAAATCATAATCAAATTGAAACAACGGTTAAGGAAGCCATTAATTTATTTGGCAAAATTGATGTATTGATTAATAACGGAGGAATTTCTCAGCGTAGCTTAGCTCAAAACTCTTCTTTTGAAGTTTATGAAAAGATTTTTAATGTTAATCAGATAGGTACTATAAAACTAAGCCAAGCACTACTCCCCCATTTTATTGACAAAAAATTGGGTCATTATATAAATGTAACCAGCATAGCCGGAGTGGCAGGCTTGCCGTATAGAACCGCTTACTGTGCCAGCAAATATGCCGTAGAAGGCTATTTTGCGGCTTTAAGAGTAGAATTATCAAATAAGAATATTGATATAACCATGATACGACCGGGAGCGGTAAAAACCAACGTAGGCAAAAATGCACTTGTAGCCGATGGCAGTCAAAAAGGAACAACCGATAATACTATAGAAGAAGGATTAAGTCCAGATATTGTTGCCAATAAAATTTACAAAGCATATACTGCTAAAAAACAGTTTTTATTTATTCCATCATCGTTTTTAGAACGCTTTTTTTACATAGTAAACAAGCATTTTCCAAGTATATCGGCAGGTTTAGCAAAGAGAAAACTTAAAGGTGTAGATAGTTAA
- a CDS encoding 2-oxoglutarate dehydrogenase E1 component gives MSDFSYLSNAHPDYIENLYNDYLKDKNSIDPEFRKFFEGFEFATQNYSADNLSSGSISSDEIKVFQLIEAYRNNGHLVANTNPIRKRKDRHANLDLSNFGLTDKDLKKEFLAGELIGIGKATLEKIIEQLQKIYCRTIGFQYNYVRETEEIKWLRQKIEKDYLSYDFPLDKKIDIFRNLNKAVVFEEFLGKKFIGEKRFSLEGGETTIPALIAIINKAATTDTPVEEVVIGMAHRGRLNVLTNILGKTYDEIFDEFEGNEPQKTMGDGDVKYHLGFRSTHKTPDNKEIHLELMPNPSHLEAVDPVVEGFSRAKADDIYNSEYDRILPLLIHGDAAVAGQGIVYETLQMSLLKGYYTGGSIHFVINNQIGFTTDFDDARSSDYCSSIAKTVNAPILQVNGDDIEAVIYVAEMAAEYRQKFNKDIFVDMVCYRKHGHNEADDPKYTQPLLYDLINKHKNPRDIYFEKLSNHKDVSKELAKQLDQEFWDELQSRLDRVKEKKAEYKPQAPELAWQKLRASTYKDFQSSPKTSITKANATKIIKALISYPKGFHPLRKVQKYLENRREVMQENNSVDWAAAELMAYGSILMEGNDVRMSGQDVKRGTFSHRHAVISDEKTGEEYNRLSEIQDKQGRFFIYNSHLSEYAVLGFEYGYSLASPNSLVIWEAQFGDFSNTAQAMIDQFIIAGESKWNRYSGLVMLLPHGYEGQGPEHSSARLERFLQMAAENNVVITNITDSANLFHAIRRQQKWDFRKPLINMSPKSLLRHPRTASPIDDLFKGTFKEILDDPHVTDKNVSKVKRLLLCSGKVSFDLLEKKENENRDDVAIVRLEQLYPINEMYLERILDKYKKAEVVWVQEEPENMGAWSYLLSRYYKKYPMECVARKCSASPATGYKKQHKQEQEDLLNRAFNGKQK, from the coding sequence ATGAGTGATTTTTCTTATTTAAGTAATGCCCACCCTGATTACATTGAAAACTTGTATAACGACTATTTAAAGGATAAAAATTCAATAGATCCCGAGTTTAGAAAATTCTTTGAAGGTTTTGAATTTGCAACACAAAATTATAGTGCCGATAATTTAAGCAGTGGTTCTATTTCTTCTGATGAAATAAAAGTTTTTCAGCTTATAGAAGCATACAGAAACAATGGACATTTGGTGGCAAACACCAATCCTATTAGAAAAAGAAAAGACAGACATGCCAATTTAGATTTAAGCAATTTTGGACTAACAGACAAAGACTTAAAAAAAGAATTTTTAGCTGGAGAACTTATAGGCATAGGCAAAGCTACGCTTGAAAAAATTATAGAACAATTGCAAAAAATATACTGCCGAACCATAGGTTTTCAGTACAATTATGTTAGAGAAACAGAAGAAATAAAATGGCTTAGGCAAAAAATAGAAAAAGATTATTTAAGCTATGATTTTCCTTTAGATAAGAAGATAGATATATTTAGAAACTTAAACAAAGCTGTAGTTTTTGAAGAGTTTTTAGGTAAAAAATTTATTGGCGAAAAAAGATTTTCTTTAGAAGGTGGAGAAACTACAATCCCAGCCCTAATAGCTATAATTAACAAAGCAGCTACTACCGATACGCCTGTAGAAGAAGTAGTTATAGGCATGGCACACCGTGGACGTTTAAATGTACTGACTAATATATTGGGCAAAACTTATGATGAGATTTTTGACGAATTTGAAGGCAATGAACCTCAAAAAACAATGGGCGATGGAGATGTAAAGTATCACTTAGGTTTCCGCTCTACTCATAAAACGCCCGATAATAAAGAAATACATTTAGAATTAATGCCAAATCCTTCGCACTTAGAAGCCGTTGACCCCGTGGTAGAAGGTTTTTCAAGAGCCAAAGCAGATGACATTTACAACTCTGAATACGACAGAATATTACCTTTACTTATACATGGCGATGCAGCTGTGGCTGGGCAAGGCATTGTGTACGAAACCTTGCAAATGAGCCTACTTAAAGGATATTATACCGGAGGAAGCATACATTTTGTTATTAATAATCAAATAGGTTTCACTACAGATTTTGACGATGCCCGTTCTTCCGATTATTGTAGTAGTATAGCCAAAACGGTAAATGCTCCAATACTGCAAGTAAATGGAGATGATATAGAAGCGGTTATATATGTAGCAGAAATGGCAGCAGAATATCGCCAAAAATTTAACAAAGATATATTTGTAGATATGGTTTGCTACAGAAAACACGGACATAACGAAGCCGATGATCCTAAATATACGCAGCCACTACTCTACGATTTAATAAACAAACATAAAAATCCGAGAGATATTTATTTTGAAAAATTATCAAATCATAAAGATGTAAGCAAAGAATTAGCTAAACAGCTTGACCAAGAATTTTGGGACGAACTACAAAGCAGATTAGACAGAGTAAAAGAGAAAAAAGCAGAATACAAACCACAAGCTCCGGAATTGGCATGGCAAAAACTGCGTGCTTCTACTTATAAAGATTTTCAGTCTTCGCCAAAAACAAGTATTACTAAAGCTAATGCTACAAAAATTATAAAAGCATTAATTTCTTATCCAAAAGGTTTTCATCCACTTAGAAAAGTGCAGAAATACCTTGAAAACAGAAGAGAAGTAATGCAAGAAAACAACTCTGTAGATTGGGCAGCTGCTGAATTAATGGCTTATGGTTCTATACTAATGGAAGGCAATGATGTAAGAATGAGCGGTCAAGATGTTAAAAGAGGTACATTTTCGCACCGCCATGCTGTTATTTCTGATGAAAAAACAGGCGAAGAATATAACAGACTTTCAGAAATACAAGATAAGCAAGGTAGGTTTTTTATTTACAATTCTCATCTTTCTGAATATGCCGTTTTAGGTTTTGAATATGGTTATTCACTTGCCAGCCCTAACTCATTAGTTATTTGGGAAGCACAATTTGGCGATTTTTCTAACACAGCACAAGCTATGATAGACCAATTTATTATAGCAGGAGAAAGCAAATGGAACAGATATAGCGGTTTAGTTATGCTACTCCCTCACGGCTACGAAGGTCAAGGACCAGAGCACTCAAGTGCCAGATTAGAGAGATTTTTGCAAATGGCAGCAGAAAACAATGTAGTTATTACTAATATTACCGATTCCGCTAACTTATTTCACGCTATAAGAAGACAACAAAAATGGGATTTTAGGAAACCATTAATCAATATGTCGCCAAAATCATTATTGCGTCATCCACGAACAGCATCTCCTATTGATGATTTGTTTAAAGGTACTTTTAAAGAAATTTTAGACGACCCACATGTTACTGATAAAAACGTAAGCAAAGTAAAACGCTTATTGTTATGCTCGGGCAAAGTTTCTTTTGATTTATTAGAAAAGAAAGAAAACGAAAACAGAGATGATGTGGCTATAGTAAGATTAGAACAGCTATACCCTATTAATGAAATGTATTTAGAAAGAATTTTAGATAAATACAAAAAAGCCGAAGTAGTTTGGGTACAAGAAGAACCCGAAAATATGGGAGCATGGAGTTATTTGCTAAGCCGATACTACAAAAAATATCCAATGGAATGTGTAGCACGAAAATGCAGTGCATCGCCAGCTACGGGATATAAAAAACAACATAAACAAGAACAAGAAGATTTATTAAATAGAGCTTTTAACGGAAAACAAAAATAA
- the odhB gene encoding 2-oxoglutarate dehydrogenase complex dihydrolipoyllysine-residue succinyltransferase, with protein sequence MSKIIEMKVPNLAESITEVTLAQWLVEDGDYVEMDQAIVEMETDKASQELYAEQSGKIEFVAAEGEDLAIGALICRIDTSAEAPAGSTKKEETKVEDKKEPAKEEAKKETKEVPKKEESSNTSTTYAKGFPSPAAAKIAAEHEVNPAFIVGTGTGGRVTKEDVIKAIENGTATIQQGAVAMLDSGKAFSREERAERLSRLRRTISERLVYAKNSTAMLTTFNEVDMDPILAIRAKYRDTFYKKYGVGIGFMSFFTKACALALQKFPAVNARLDLDGGNIVYHDFVDVSIAVSTPKGLVVPVIRNAESLSMDGIEKEVKRLAVRGRDGELTMEEMTGGTFTITNGGIFGSLLSTPIINPPQSAILGMHKIEERPMVENGKVVVKNMMYLALSYDHRIIDGKESVSFLVQVKDYLENPEKMLLGEDPIDVLLGM encoded by the coding sequence ATGTCAAAGATTATAGAAATGAAAGTGCCAAATTTGGCAGAATCTATTACAGAAGTAACCTTAGCACAATGGCTGGTAGAAGATGGAGATTATGTAGAAATGGATCAAGCCATTGTAGAAATGGAAACAGACAAAGCTTCGCAAGAATTATATGCCGAGCAAAGTGGGAAAATAGAATTTGTAGCCGCTGAAGGCGAAGATTTAGCAATAGGTGCTTTAATATGTAGAATAGACACTAGTGCAGAAGCTCCTGCCGGAAGTACTAAAAAAGAAGAAACTAAAGTAGAAGATAAAAAAGAGCCTGCAAAAGAAGAAGCTAAAAAGGAAACTAAAGAAGTTCCAAAAAAAGAAGAAAGCTCTAACACATCTACTACTTATGCTAAAGGTTTCCCATCTCCTGCTGCTGCCAAAATAGCAGCTGAGCATGAAGTTAACCCTGCTTTTATAGTAGGTACAGGTACAGGTGGCAGAGTAACTAAAGAAGATGTAATAAAAGCTATAGAAAACGGAACAGCAACTATACAACAAGGTGCTGTGGCAATGTTAGATAGTGGCAAAGCATTTTCAAGAGAAGAAAGAGCAGAAAGACTTAGCCGTTTGCGTAGAACTATATCGGAAAGATTAGTATATGCTAAAAATTCAACCGCTATGCTTACTACTTTTAACGAAGTAGATATGGATCCTATTTTAGCCATAAGAGCAAAATATAGAGATACTTTCTATAAAAAATACGGTGTAGGCATTGGTTTTATGTCATTTTTCACAAAAGCTTGTGCTTTAGCTTTACAAAAATTCCCGGCTGTAAATGCCCGTTTAGATTTAGACGGTGGCAATATAGTTTATCATGATTTTGTAGATGTTTCTATTGCTGTTTCTACACCTAAAGGTTTAGTAGTACCTGTAATTAGAAATGCCGAATCTTTAAGCATGGACGGTATAGAAAAAGAAGTAAAACGCTTAGCCGTGAGAGGCAGAGACGGAGAGCTAACTATGGAAGAAATGACTGGAGGTACATTTACCATTACTAATGGCGGTATTTTTGGTTCATTGCTTTCTACACCTATAATTAACCCACCACAAAGTGCCATTTTGGGTATGCACAAAATAGAAGAACGCCCAATGGTAGAAAACGGGAAAGTAGTAGTTAAAAACATGATGTACTTAGCCCTAAGCTACGACCACCGTATAATAGACGGAAAAGAGTCGGTAAGTTTCTTAGTGCAAGTAAAAGACTACTTAGAAAATCCAGAAAAAATGCTTTTAGGCGAAGATCCTATAGATGTGCTTTTAGGAATGTAG
- the trpS gene encoding tryptophan--tRNA ligase, which yields MNKEIVLSGMRSSGKLHLGNYLGAAINFVKMQNDYNCYFFIADWHTLTTNHNPIELQHNVKDVLANYLGVGINPEKATIFLQSSMGEIAELYLYLNMFAHKGELEKTASFKEKIRAKGVTVNAGLLTYPTLMAADILIHRAKYVPVGKDQEQHLEMTRTFANRFNHVYNTDFFPEPQAFSFEGDLVKIPGLNGTGKMSKSDADGNNAIFLTDDEATILKKYKKAKTDAGPTEKNQEKPQEIANLFTLMKHVSSEETYQQFDDAYNDCTIRYGDFKKQLATDTNSFLAPIRERIIETRANEKYLKEVLEHGVAKAKKNAKETIEGVRDIMGFNYFK from the coding sequence ATGAATAAAGAAATTGTGCTTAGTGGAATGCGTTCTTCGGGCAAATTGCATTTAGGCAATTACCTTGGTGCTGCTATTAATTTTGTGAAAATGCAAAATGATTACAACTGCTATTTTTTTATTGCAGATTGGCACACGCTTACTACAAATCATAATCCTATTGAACTTCAACATAATGTAAAAGATGTGTTAGCTAATTATTTGGGTGTTGGAATTAATCCTGAAAAAGCAACTATTTTTTTGCAAAGCAGTATGGGTGAAATAGCCGAGTTGTATTTGTACTTAAATATGTTTGCCCACAAAGGCGAATTGGAAAAAACAGCTTCTTTTAAAGAAAAAATACGAGCTAAAGGTGTTACTGTAAATGCAGGCTTGCTTACCTACCCTACGCTTATGGCAGCCGATATATTAATACACAGAGCCAAATACGTGCCTGTAGGCAAAGACCAAGAGCAACATTTAGAAATGACACGTACTTTTGCCAATAGATTTAATCATGTTTATAATACCGATTTTTTTCCGGAGCCTCAAGCATTTAGTTTTGAAGGCGATTTAGTTAAAATACCCGGATTAAACGGTACGGGAAAAATGAGCAAAAGCGATGCAGATGGCAACAATGCCATATTTTTAACCGATGATGAAGCCACTATTTTAAAAAAGTATAAAAAAGCTAAAACAGATGCTGGTCCTACAGAAAAAAATCAAGAAAAACCGCAAGAGATAGCTAATTTATTTACTTTAATGAAGCATGTTTCCTCTGAAGAAACCTACCAACAATTTGATGATGCATATAATGATTGCACCATTAGATACGGAGATTTTAAAAAGCAATTAGCTACAGATACCAACTCTTTTTTAGCACCAATAAGAGAGCGTATTATAGAAACAAGAGCAAACGAAAAATACCTAAAAGAAGTTTTAGAACATGGCGTAGCCAAAGCCAAAAAAAATGCAAAAGAAACCATAGAAGGAGTTAGAGATATCATGGGTTTTAATTATTTTAAATAG
- a CDS encoding ABC transporter ATP-binding protein, translated as MIELNDVKKIYKMGSQIIKALAGVSFNIYQNEYVALMGPSGSGKSTLMNMLGCLDTPTSGSYILNGTAVESMTEDELAHVRNKEIGFVFQTFNLLPRLSSLENVTLPLIYAGMSKKERLERGEEVMDMVGLKDRMHHKPNELSGGQRQRVAIARALVNKPSIILADEPTGNLDTKTSYEIMNIFGEIQAQGNTVILVTHEEDIALYAKRVIRLRDGLVESDMLNETVEQ; from the coding sequence ATAATAGAACTAAATGATGTAAAGAAAATTTACAAAATGGGTTCGCAAATTATCAAAGCTTTAGCGGGCGTAAGTTTTAATATTTATCAAAATGAATATGTAGCTTTAATGGGTCCTTCTGGCTCGGGAAAATCTACTTTAATGAATATGTTGGGCTGTTTAGATACGCCTACTTCGGGTTCGTACATACTTAATGGTACAGCTGTAGAAAGTATGACAGAAGATGAACTGGCTCATGTACGAAACAAAGAAATAGGTTTTGTTTTTCAAACTTTTAATTTATTGCCTCGTTTGTCTTCTTTAGAGAATGTAACCTTACCATTAATTTATGCCGGTATGTCTAAAAAAGAACGCTTAGAACGCGGAGAAGAAGTAATGGATATGGTAGGGCTAAAAGATAGAATGCATCATAAACCCAATGAACTTTCGGGTGGGCAAAGGCAAAGAGTAGCCATAGCCAGAGCTTTAGTTAATAAGCCTTCAATAATACTTGCCGATGAACCTACAGGAAATTTGGATACTAAAACTTCTTATGAGATTATGAATATTTTTGGAGAAATTCAAGCACAAGGCAATACGGTTATTTTAGTTACTCACGAAGAAGATATTGCATTGTACGCTAAAAGAGTTATACGATTAAGAGATGGCTTAGTAGAAAGTGATATGCTTAATGAGACAGTTGAACAATGA
- a CDS encoding 30S ribosomal protein S20, whose protein sequence is MANIKSAKKRIRKSAKQRLENRYYGKTMRNAVRKIRATKEKGEAEKELPNVISIIDKVAKRNQIHKNKAANLKSKLTKYVNAL, encoded by the coding sequence ATGGCAAATATTAAATCAGCAAAAAAGAGAATTAGAAAGTCTGCTAAGCAAAGATTAGAAAACAGATACTACGGCAAAACTATGCGTAATGCTGTACGTAAAATTAGAGCTACGAAAGAGAAAGGCGAAGCAGAAAAAGAACTTCCTAATGTAATTTCTATTATAGATAAAGTTGCTAAAAGAAATCAAATACATAAAAATAAAGCAGCTAACTTAAAATCTAAGTTAACTAAGTACGTAAACGCTTTATAG
- a CDS encoding deoxynucleoside kinase yields the protein MSEKKINHIAVAGNIGAGKSTLTSMLAKQYNWEAQFEDVENNPYLNDFYDDMPRWSFNLQIYFLNSRYQQIIEIKNNPKTVIQDRTIYEDAEIFAPNLHKMGLMSSRDFDNYKSLYNTIISQIKAPDLLIYLKNSIPKLVDNIQKRGRDYEDNIRLDYLKRLNEFYESWIKNYKQGKVLIIDCDDLNFVENQEDITSIYNKVQAELYGLF from the coding sequence ATGTCAGAAAAGAAAATTAATCACATAGCTGTTGCCGGAAATATAGGAGCAGGAAAATCAACATTAACAAGTATGTTGGCTAAACAGTATAATTGGGAAGCACAGTTTGAAGATGTTGAAAACAACCCATATTTAAACGATTTTTACGATGATATGCCACGCTGGTCTTTCAACCTTCAAATTTATTTTTTAAATAGTCGCTATCAACAAATTATTGAAATAAAAAACAATCCTAAAACGGTAATACAAGATAGAACTATTTATGAAGATGCCGAAATTTTTGCTCCGAACTTGCATAAAATGGGCTTAATGTCAAGCAGAGATTTTGATAATTATAAGAGTTTGTACAATACCATTATTTCTCAAATAAAAGCTCCGGATTTATTAATTTATTTAAAAAATTCTATCCCTAAATTAGTTGATAATATTCAAAAAAGAGGTAGAGATTATGAAGATAATATTCGTTTAGATTATTTAAAACGTTTAAATGAATTTTACGAATCATGGATTAAAAATTACAAACAAGGAAAAGTATTAATTATAGATTGTGATGATTTGAACTTTGTTGAAAATCAAGAAGATATAACATCTATTTACAATAAAGTTCAAGCAGAACTTTACGGATTATTTTAA
- a CDS encoding T9SS type A sorting domain-containing protein has product MNKKLLLLLFILYIIGLSEAQNLVPNHSFETQSGCPSVSEITVAEYWNSPTSGTPDLFNSNCPSQNSSALTGIGSAGFYAYSKFPNNREYIQVRLNESLIQGHTYCVEFNVKRTNFLYGIGGIGAYFDTDSTFITQTSVLNLVPQVENPLSNILGGTVWISISDSFLAQGGEEYMIIGNFQNDVNTQLSIENANSTDSIAYYKIDDISVVDCTSQDTTSIRELAEVAKMYPNPSSSQIHIDFKNSNSSFDVKLYSVIGVEVTNYTNVRDYINIDVAEFQNGYYSLQLIEGTKTYQSTLIIKH; this is encoded by the coding sequence ATGAATAAAAAATTACTTTTACTATTGTTTATCTTGTACATAATAGGACTATCGGAAGCTCAAAATTTAGTTCCAAATCATAGTTTTGAAACTCAGTCTGGTTGTCCGTCAGTAAGTGAGATTACTGTTGCAGAATACTGGAATTCTCCTACTTCAGGAACGCCTGATTTGTTTAACTCTAATTGTCCATCTCAAAACTCTTCTGCACTGACAGGAATAGGAAGTGCTGGATTTTATGCTTATTCTAAGTTTCCTAACAACAGGGAGTATATACAGGTTAGATTGAATGAATCTTTAATACAAGGTCATACATATTGTGTAGAATTTAATGTTAAAAGAACAAATTTCTTATACGGAATTGGGGGGATAGGTGCATATTTTGATACAGATTCCACATTTATAACACAGACATCAGTTTTAAATTTAGTGCCACAAGTTGAAAACCCTCTATCAAATATATTAGGTGGAACAGTGTGGATTTCTATCTCAGATTCTTTTTTAGCACAAGGAGGAGAGGAGTATATGATCATTGGAAATTTTCAAAATGATGTTAATACTCAATTAAGCATTGAAAATGCGAATAGTACGGATTCAATTGCATATTATAAAATAGATGATATATCAGTGGTGGATTGTACTTCTCAGGATACTACAAGCATTAGGGAGCTTGCTGAAGTAGCTAAAATGTATCCTAATCCATCGTCAAGTCAAATACATATTGATTTTAAAAATTCAAATTCATCTTTTGATGTTAAGCTATATAGTGTGATAGGCGTTGAAGTTACTAATTATACGAATGTACGTGATTATATCAATATTGATGTTGCTGAGTTTCAAAATGGATATTATAGTCTTCAATTAATTGAAGGCACTAAAACATATCAATCAACTTTAATTATTAAACACTAA